The following are encoded together in the Zingiber officinale cultivar Zhangliang chromosome 8A, Zo_v1.1, whole genome shotgun sequence genome:
- the LOC122011842 gene encoding protein PGR-like: MEGRVRTAVAVALSLAISTRAFRHRSLDLSGAIAGFLVMAIHIAAGYRFGALLLVFFFTSSKLTKMGEEKKRKIDEDFKQGGQRNWIQVLSNSGLATILVVVFVTVIGGQDTCLDTKRSKLFTGLIGGIIGHYACCNGDTWSSEIGLLSNAQPRLITTFKTVRKGTNGAVSIEGLIAAAAAGFVIGLTSVITGSLAAADCSTDAVWKQLLLIPIATIAGLGGSLIDSLLGATLQFSGYCTVRKKVVSNRTPTVIKISGMSLLDNNAVNVVSVLLTTILTSAACLYIF, translated from the exons ATGGAGGGAAGAGTCCGCACCGCGGTGGCAGTGGCCCTCTCGCTGGCGATCTCGACAAGAGCTTTTCGCCATAGGTCGCTCGATCTGTCCGGGGCGATCGCTGGGTTCCTGGTGATGGCGATCCACATCGCGGCCGGATACAG ATTCGGCGCGCTCCTGCTCGTGTTCTTCTTCACGTCCTCGAAGCTCACCAAGatgggcgaggaaaagaagcgaAAGATAGATGAGGATTTCAAGCAAGGAGGACAGCGAAATTG GATACAAGTATTGTCTAATAGTGGACTTGCAACTATTTTAGTAGTTGTATTTGTAACCGTGATTGGGGGACAAGATACATGCTTGGACACAAAAAGGTCAAAGCTTTTCACTGGTCTTATTGGTGGCATTATTGGACATTATGCCTGCTGCAATGGAGACACTTGGTCATCTGAAATTGGATTACTTAGCAATGCGCAACCCAGACTAATCACTACATTCAAG ACGGTTCGAAAAGGTACAAACGGTGCTGTCAGCATAGAGGGACTTATAGCAGCGGCAGCTGCTGGTTTTGTTATTGGGCTTACTTCTGTCATCACCGGGTCACTTGCAGCAGCTGACTGCTCTACAGATGCAGTCTGGAAGCAGTTGTTACTAATTCCAATTGCTACTATTGCAGGGTTGGGTGGTAGCCTGATCGATTCATTGTTAGGTGCAACTCTTCAGTTTAGTGGCTACTGCACTGTAAGGAAAAAG GTGGTGAGTAATAGAACACCGACTGTGATCAAGATATCAGGAATGAGCTTGTTGGACAACAATGCTGTAAATGTGGTATCAGTATTGCTGACCACCATCCTTACTTCCGCGGCGTGTCTGTATATTTTCTGA
- the LOC122011843 gene encoding protein SYS1 homolog, whose protein sequence is MHALIRLVLCFSACAILKFGDSDRYLKVVKRLGSGTRRRGIMFYGTIVWDPWLILAQIVCLQCLYYLTLGFFMVLLVGTRVSRMSLMYFFDFSMLVASTVTGWCAIVSFMLSSLAGAVFLLYLIERAKKCLDFSATLYIIHLFISIIYGGWPSSITWWVVNIIGLALMSLLGEWLCIRREMQEIPITRLRSNV, encoded by the exons ATGCATGCTTTGATCCGTTTGGTCCTGTGTTTTTCCGCTTGTGCAATCTTGAAGTTTGGAGATTCAGATAGATATCTGAAGGTGGTCAAAAGGCTAGGTTCTGGAACAAGGAGGAGAGGAATCATGTTCTATGGGACGATCGTATGGGATCCTTGGCTCATTCTGGCGCAGATCGTCTGCCTCCAGTGCCTCTACTATCTCACCCTCGGGTTCTTCATGGTCCTTCTCGTGGGGACGCGAGTATCTCGGATGAGTCTCATGTATTTCTTCGATTTCTCGATGCTTGTGGCTTCCACCGTCACTGGGTGGTGTGCGATCGTTTCCTTCATGCTCAGCTCCCTTGCAGG GGCAGTTTTTTTGCTTTATTTGATAGAAAGAGCTAAAAAGTGCTTGGATTTCTCAGCTACTCTCTATATCATACATCTCTTTATATCCATCATTTATGGAGGTTGGCCATCATCTATTACCTGGTGGGTTGTTAATATCATTGGTTTAGCATTGATGTCTTTGCTTGGTGAATGGCTGTGTATTAGACGTGAGATGCAAGAAATTCCCATCACACGACTTCGTTCAA ATGTTTGA